The DNA segment GAAAATACTTTGGTATAATTCAGAAGTAAGTGAAACACAGTTCAAAGTAACATAAACTCAAGTCAAATAAGGAAAGAATCTCtgataaaagtgtgttttaaaaaggagCCGACTGACTCAGCCAACCTGATTTCCTTGGGCAGATTATTGCAGAGCCTCGGGGCCCTGACTGCAAACAGCGTGTCCCCTTTAGTTTTCAGCGGGACCCttgaaacagacaaaagaccTCTGCCTGAGAATCTCAAAGTATGTACCGGTGTATTCATTACTCAGAGGTCAGAGAtacagaaagagacattgctgttgagttttcaaatgtactttttgttgctttgagcaccacaagctatatagttccattatattggagagtaAGGCAGACATCAATATTTCCAACGCTCGCCAGTTCATACCAACACAATCTAGATTGAtcaataacactacaggtaagagagaaatatgtatttttgattttagggtgaactgtccctttaagaataCTGACTCACTGGAATTGCTTATTGGTACACCTAAATGAGATGAAATCAAATATTGTAGTAAGATACCTCTTTACTTTTTGCTGAGTCAAGATtttgctgtggaaaaaaaaaaatatattgctcCCGAGTCAGAcagtttatttcagtaaaaGATTAAATCAATGAATTTTCAGTGTTAAAATATCATGTTACTCTTCTCAATTGCCTCCATTTCCCTAACCCACTCCAGGCTGGCTTCGCTGCGCAGGGAGCAGAGTCGGGAACACCGTTTCCCGAAATTAACCTACTAGAAAAAGTAAGAGCAGTGGGAACAATGTGTTCCTCAGAGTGTGTCCGTTTTTTTCGATTTTGTTAGTCGCACAAATGTGAACTTTTGACTTGAACAATATTTGACTTGAAACAGAAATTGCAACCTTTGATACTGCACCGTTTGATATCATCGACTTTGTGAATCCTATTAGTTCTTTAGTTTTGATTTCTCTCATTGCACCTCTGTTTCAGTCAGTGATTTCCTAGGTTTTCCCAAAAACGACTCTCAGTCATCCCAACAGTGTTTAAGAATGTGACAGCCTCTTTTAAAGCTTGCAACTTGGCAAACACTTGTTTCATAAAATTTCAGGACTGGACTGACTACGATGAGAAAGTCAGCGAGTCGGTGGGAATATATGAGGTCACACACCAGTTCATCAAGTGCTGACATCATCATGTGATGAGGCTCAGAGATGAGTGAGTGAACACTACAGCCAAACGTCCTCAGGCCTCTTTGCAGGCATTAAGGATGCTTCAGAAGCTGAGGTGGCGAGGTTTGGTTGACGATGAACATTAACAGGTGTGGACTATCACCACAAATTGTCCACACGCGTCTTGGAATAATCAACATGgtcaagatttttttcactgCCTCAATAAATTGGATGGTGACAATTTGGAGTGAAGTTTTTTCTTTGCGCATTTGAGCATCACTTTCAATGGTCTCTAGGCATGTAGAAGTAGCAgaagtagcagtagtagtaatagtattagtagtagtgaTAGTTGTAGTAGTGATAGTAGTATAACAAAACCAACTAGTGAGACAAGCCCAGACCAACTCTCAGCTGCAGGTCACAAGAAACTGAAATCTCTTCATCCAAGCTGGACTGAGCAAAGATGTCTTGTTTGGCAAGTACTAAATGAGGagtttaataaatattttgttccaAGAGATGGGGATGCAGATTGACCTGTCTTTATTCCCACCTCTGGGAGCAAACTACTCAGACTTCAGCCATTACTTTATATGTATGCATTTACAGATTTGTCTGCGCATTAACAAATCTGATTATTATGCTACAAAACATTTGCCCTgcttttgtgaaattttgtgaaACCTGCTTGCAATTTTGAGATAGAGAATAAGAATAAagaatttttttccctttagcTGAATACATTACGCTCCAATAGTTTTTAAACATACATTGAAACCATGTTGACAGTTGACAGTTCTTTAAAATATGAACAGAGTGTGAGCTCTGAATTAGCAAGACAGTTAGACAGTCTGAGTTAATGAGGGTTTAATCTGGTATATTCTTGTTTTCTAAATTATGgaaaaagtgtttctttttttgttgttgttttttttttgttaaagccaaaaataaaaagggcagGTTTTTCTTTCCTGTGAAAATTTGAGGTAATCttgtaaattcagaaaaagagGGCAATTATGTCAGAATTCTGTCATTATCACGTTTATtacaaaaacagagcagaattGTTTTTCATATGCATGTATTATGCTTCCATAGAAACATTATGCATGCATATCAGATTATAAGGAGACAAATTCTTAAATGTAATTGACTGATCATGatgaataaaacaacagatgaGTGGCTAAAATATTACTCCATATTTTAATTTGCTGAGCTTCTCTAATTCACAGCAGCCATAAGTTATACaacaaattgtttaaaaatgccaaaaaaaaaacccgaaaaaaaaaaacaaaaacaaagactggCTGGTAAATCATAAATGGAGACATCTCTTGCAGGGTAAGTTACTTCATCCTAGTTCAGTTTGTGGAAAATTAGAAAGATAGCATGCCACAGACGGTATTATTTGCACAAAGTTTATCCAAGCCGAAGCTGACAACAAcgcaacaataataaaattatttaatacgATTTTAAAGAGAACTTTGTCTTTAGGGTAACTCTCTTCAGCATACCCACAggaggatgtttttttccttacagAGTGACGCATCTGCTGGCTCATAGACGATCTTTGTTCTGTAGTGAGTTGTCTGTCCTGTCAGTGCTGCTGTCCTccagtgtgtctctgtttgtctctgtgtttctctgtgtggaCTGAAGGGAAGCGACCATGGCACCTGCAAAGAAGAACAAGGTGTTTGTCATCGGTGTGGGCATGACAAAggtaatattatttaatattttattgtctcAGTTCGCAAGACGACGTGAACGACATTATGTAAGACTCAGGGTTAGCATAGTTAGCTAACTCCAGATTGTATTGAACATGTTTCCTCTTAAAAAACTCTCTTTTGTTAAAGTTAGCCATTTGGCCACTGTGTGGAGAACTATAATACTTAAAAATGCGGACATTAATAGGGCTCATATTCTGTCAAAAATCCCTTAAGGTCTGTGTTACAACTCTATACGATGTAAACATTAGCTAGCTAAGTTAGCCCAAAGAAGGTAACATGGCATTAGTTTGTATTTTCAATTTATGTTGGTTTTCTTGGTCTGAGTTATATATTCGACCTCCTCGGGTCTGTATCTCATGCCTGAATTGTGAGTCCATAGTTCATGGCCAACAGAGTGACAATCTGTGCTAAGGGTCATCACTCCAGCAGGCTGTAACACCTGAGCTCTTTAGCTAGTTTACAGTCTGAACAAGTTTCAAGACAAGTCTTACGTTTGCACTAACAAATTGCAGGTGAAGCTATAATCCCatcacaatgacattttaagtGGATTTAAGATTGTTCCATTtgcctctgttgttgttttgttttcgataaactaaaattatgtgATTTTAGTGCGTGTAAATCGGGCTTCATGATTAGTGCTTAAAGTGGAATAATGCTGTCATTaccagtttgtttatttgtgtaactGGAAGAGCCTGATGTCCCCCTCACACTGAATAGCAGACAGGCAATAtgtctctcctcttttcatGCCTAAATGAGgttcatgttttaaaagtccTCCACATGTGCTGTCCaccccagaaaaaaatcaactgcaCTAATACTTGTGGAAATTTCATCCTGTTCttcccctgtttttttctttctatttgaTTATAttggatttaaatatttttgaggtGTTATTAAAATATCTGTTCTGAGGAGTGTGTTGCCTAAAAGTCAGGAAATAGTTCTACAATGatatatgaaaaagaaatagcaTCACATCTTCTCATTATGAGAGGGTGGAAGTAGAGAatgtttgactatttttttatcCTGATCAAAATGATTCATCAACAGTCAACATagtttactattatttttttgtcagttgactaattgtttcagctctttttgcAAGTCAAGTTCATTGGCGCTTGATTTGGGGAACTCTGTTATTTAGCTTTCATCTAATGTGATGGTAACAGTGACAATAAAGTTGAATGTTTAttaatgcaaagaaagtgtaatTATGTTCTTGAGaactcaaaaaacaaatgtggatGCTGATGTTGATTGACGCTCACCATCTGTCgcacttttctgtattttggtgCAGTTTGATAAGCCTGGAGCCCGAGGTGACTATGATTACCCTGACATGGCCAAGGAAGCAGGTGCATATCTTTAACAGAATATGGATGATGTTCGGTGACTCAAAGATACCATATCTGAATATCTGAATATCTGTCAAATGGATCTTGTTGCATAACACAAAGTGTCTATACTCTGTTTCAGGTGAAAAGGCTCTAACAGATGCAGGAGTCCCATATTCTGCCATTGAACAAGCCTGTGTAGGATATGTCTACGGTAAGATGTAGTTATTAAATGATAACTACagtgtttttcaacctggatcctattttctcatgttttattatttattgtctacgacatgcagcaaaaagcTAAGGTTGGAATTGAACCGGCAGTCGCTCTGGCAAGGACATGGCTTTTGTACACTGGGCGCCCGCTctgccaggtgagctactgggctcACCTGGCATAAATATGAATTCTATcatgtaaaacacactttattcaaagtcaacagaaaataaataaaactcccAAAATCTCCTTTGTTCGTCCTTCCACTGTCCAACattcaccaactctggtttggttaaaataattGATTCACCCAGTTGTTGCTTCTGTCCTacctaataaaggcaaaatgccaaaacataattaaaaaaaaaaagaaatcgtACTTGGTCACAGAAAAGTCTATCTCTGTTTTCACACTTGATAATCTGAGCATGTCAGTGGCAAAATAAGCACTTTCAGTGGAGGTACATAAAACGTGTATGTTCGTCGTTACATAGCGgcctgtttcactgctgttgGCTGCTGCCCTCTCGCTCAATCCTGAACCAGTttcaaaattgttgttcccgtatgtcacaaaaaaaagggaagaggaTCAAGGTTTGAAAAGTATCAAACCTACCTGTTTCTGATACAATGTGACTGTTTTCTACATTATTAGCCTTTTACATGTTGTCAACtcaaataatgaataatgtcAACTCTATTTTCTTACATCATTACAATATATGCTCTCAAAACACTCCTGTAATTTTTGCACATACTATATACTCTAAaagcttgtattttttttgtaattttagttatCTTAGTTAAAATGCATGAAGGAAAAGTCTCTCATATTGGAATTACctgagtaaaaaagtaaaataaataaggaatCACACCTTTTCCCTACCGTATCCCCTCAGGGGACTCCACATGTGGGCAGAGGGCCATTTACCACAGCCTGGGCCTGACTGGGATCCCCATTATCAACGTCAACAACAACTGCTCCACAGGCTCCACCGCTCTCTTCATGGCACGCCAGCTCATTCAGGGAGGTGAGTTGAGTGGGAGGCCTTGAAAGTGATTAAGCAACAAAATCTTTACTGTTAAAAATGAGACTGTAAAGAGCTCACCATGGTTCCAGTAGActccaaaaatgacacattttcacTTATGATAATATATCTAGAAACTTCTTAAACGACTCCTGCAGATTGAATCCATCTGTTATCTAACTGAAGGTGTAAAAACCAATCTTTGCGCATTTCTCATATCTTGTTGCAGGTCTTGCTGATTGTGTGCTTGCCCTCGGGTTTGAGAGAATGGAGAAGGGCTCTTTATCTGCAAAGGTATGGAACTATATGACGTatgctgtgtgttgttgtaaTGGATGTAGAAGAAgtggacaaaataaaacttaacatTATCTATGCTGGTCACCCACTGTGCAATCAGTTAGTTGTAGttccccatacaaccccactgaAAGAAATCCAAACTATCCTTTTAACATGTCTTTTTTACTGggtaaaaataagtaaaatgtttgtaaaaaaatgtctgtttctagTTTATGGACAGGACTAACCCAATGGACAAACACATGGAGGTGATGATCAATCGCTACGGGATGGTGGCAGCTCCAGCAGCACCACAGATGTTCGGCAACGCTGGCAGGGAGCACATGGAGAAATATGGTACgtgctgaatgtgtgtgtatttattttattttattttattttattgagtttggacagtgcacattaatcaacatatcAGCAGTAAACATCACTGTAAATATGCTGGAATTAGTGCAATTGCAAAATTTCCTAAGGCAGATACAAAGTCAGCTTACATGGTCCACAATGGGTGGATAGTTGTATCTTGCATTGAGGCCATGATTTTATTATATCACACACATTAAATTTTTGTGTCAATGTTTTGATCTTCTTCAGGCACAAAACCGGAACACTTTGCCAAAATTGCCTGGAAAAACCACAAGCATTCCACCAACAACCCGTAAGACAGcgttaacttaaaaaaaaatattgcttcaAAATAtacttgaatttattttaatttaggtCTGGTGTTTGAATCTGTGTGTCACTATTTATGCAGATATTCCCAGTTCCAGGATGAGTACAGTTTGGAGCAGGTGATGAACTCCAGGAAGGTTTTTGAATACCTCACTCTCCTGCAGTGTTGGTAAGAGCCTCCCTGATTTACAGTCTgtgtcattttctaaaaatacagTGGTCATCCTGTCTTGAGTGTAACTATGTCACGGCAGAGGCTATCAGGTAGCAGTTATTTCTTGTTGATCAAATTGCATAGAAATTGGTGGTAATTGCTACAGTTCCTAACACCACTGTGTCTATCTGTCCGTttgtccgtccatccgtccCCCCGTCCCCGCCTCTCTCGTCAGCCCGACATCAGATGGTGCTGGAGCAGCAGTTTTGGCCAGCGAGGCCTTCGTCAGGAAACACCATCTGGAGAACCAGGCGGTGGAGATTGTGGCCCAAGAGATGGTGACTGACCTCGCTTCCACGTTTGAAGAAAACAGCTGCATTAAGATGGTAAGAAATTTACATCAGCAAAGTGTGTCtctttaaaattcatttataGATCTATACTAAACTTTGCATTATAGGAGATGAGAAATGTACCTTCTTTACGATGCAGCCAAGAACAGAGATTTTTGATGGCTGAACTAAAAGAAACTATTTTTGCTTgacagcccagtcaccagataaaatgttggcattgtacgtttatgcaaactacaaaaacgttacatttgcatgtattATACGTATCATATCAATATTTCTAATGTGacgtatatgagctgactttttcACTGGGAGGTGAAGGGGATGGTCGATGGTGTGACATCTAGGCGAGACGCCTGCCAATCTACAGatcactgtttgagaccaacaaacaacaaaaccggtTGTGATTTAGTAattgtcattgctgtgtttccattacTGTTTAGGCTCGAAAAGTGGGTGTATTCTCACGACCAATTACTGTTTATCCAGCCAGATAAGGCTACCAAAAGCTTCtattttttactgagacattgctgcttctCATATCAGATTGTGCAACCACAACTGTGTATTTGAAGCCAAAGAATGgtcttttcctaaacataaccaagaTGCAATTCTTTTTATCGCCAAGGAAAAAGAAGGCTTCATTTATGGCACTAAGGAAGTGCGTTTATTATTGGCAATTAAACAGGAGGAGGTGGATagtgcttttgttttccctggTAGCTGTTGGTATCTATCCCCAGTTACCAAAGAGTATCAACATGTGGCCTTTGCAGTTACTGTTCACAGTAGTGTTCCAAtacatttctctttctgtgGTACCATcttaaatgtaatataaatattagTAATCCCGTAATTTTTCATTCACATGACATAAATGAAGAACACTGCAGGCGTCTTTCTGTTACTTGCTTATCTCTGCCTTCTTGTCCAATTTGAAAGACTCCATTATTTACAGCAAGAGGAGAACATTAAATAATAGCATTTGGCAGCAgagaaatataattaaattgCATCAATTGCTTTCTGATGGCAATATTATTGAAGTTAATGAACCGAAAATGCCGTAAAAACTAAATGATGCTGACTTCTCTCAGTAAATACAGTCAATGAAAATACTTACATTTCTAAGGGCATCACAATGTGAACACACAATATTCCATTATGAAATGCAGAGCTCTCGATCAGgataaaatgttcagttttgtcTTACAGTTCTCAGCTGTGGTATCACCCCTAGTGACAGtctcaaatgtttattgtatttttgttcatgaTTTATTGGAACTTGAAAGACTGAAGAATTCATTGCGATATATTCTCTTAACATagttctatttaatttttttgatttctgttttgtctgttcAGGTGGGATATGACATGTCTCGAACGGCTGCCCAAAAGTGTTATGAAGCGGCAGGTCTGAAGCCGAGTGACGTCGATGTGGTCGAACTGCACGACTGCTTTTCAGCCAATGAGCTCATCACGTATGAGGCTCTGGGACTGTGTCCAGAGGGTGAGGCTGCAGCTCGTAAAACCCGACTTTATCCCCCAGCTATTTCAAAGGCTGGCTGTTTGAGGAGGAATAGATATGATTTCCACTGTGCTTTTTccaatttaattcaaatttctACTTTAAGGAGAATACATAGACATGAAATTGGGTGAGGATTAGGAATGTCCATTTTTCCCTCCTATTGATATGAGTAATTTAATATTAAGTATCTGCTGATATTCAAATTACAGGGTTCATATAAGGTGCTTGAGCTGCTTGAAGTACGTGAATTTGACACTCAGAAATTTAAACTCTTGAATATCTTGAagatcatacattttttaaacttgatctGTGAAAGAGTACTTGAACATAATTGAGATGAGAACTGAATGATACGTtatattaaataatgttttaggtATTTGTTTTAACCAAAGAAGCAAAGAACACCATACAGGCATGACAGGACTGTTAATGTGGAAACTAAGAGTATTTTCTGGATGAGGGGTTTGGAGCTAGTGAAAAATGGCACCTGTATCAGGCCTGATagaaaaatctcattttgtttGATCAGCTTTATTGACAAATCAAATGAGTGACTGCATAGAGAGTTGGAACCAAAAGACTGTTGACCTCAAGAACTTGCTGCTACACAGAAACACTCAACCGTACTTGGTGACTGACGGCTTCATCAGAAATAGAttacttttttaacataataaaaatacatcagacCAACTTTATAgtatatttatgattttgtatttatttgttattggaTTCCCTTTTTCAtactcctttttttgtttgtaaagcacatttcagAAACAAAGACAATTCAAAGGACTCAACACAAGCATAGAT comes from the Plectropomus leopardus isolate mb chromosome 12, YSFRI_Pleo_2.0, whole genome shotgun sequence genome and includes:
- the scp2a gene encoding sterol carrier protein 2; translation: MAPAKKNKVFVIGVGMTKFDKPGARGDYDYPDMAKEAGEKALTDAGVPYSAIEQACVGYVYGDSTCGQRAIYHSLGLTGIPIINVNNNCSTGSTALFMARQLIQGGLADCVLALGFERMEKGSLSAKFMDRTNPMDKHMEVMINRYGMVAAPAAPQMFGNAGREHMEKYGTKPEHFAKIAWKNHKHSTNNPYSQFQDEYSLEQVMNSRKVFEYLTLLQCCPTSDGAGAAVLASEAFVRKHHLENQAVEIVAQEMVTDLASTFEENSCIKMVGYDMSRTAAQKCYEAAGLKPSDVDVVELHDCFSANELITYEALGLCPEGKAGELIDRGDNTYGGKFVINPSGGLISKGHPLGATGLAQCAELCWQLRGQAGKRQVPGAKVALQHNIGLGGAVVVSLYRLGFPQEASSHIGAAPTSSASSLEGFKAYPVFKEMEKRLQEEGEQLVKKIGGVFAFKVKDGPGGKEATWVVDVKNGKGSITNDPGKKADCTFATSDEDLLDLMTGKLNPQTAFFKGKLKITGNMGMAMKLQNLQMTPGKAKL